Below is a window of Arabidopsis thaliana chromosome 2, partial sequence DNA.
TTGCCGACACATACTATTGCATCAATCGCGCTACTTGGGACCAATGGAACACCAAGGCTACTATATATCACGGATCTCAAAAGGAacctttttatcttttgatataaaattccAGTAATAATAGTTGTTATGTTATGCAACAATTTAAATGCATTGTTAAGTTTAAACTTAATGTCCTAAACAAGATTATGAGCTTATTTGAAACATATAAAGTATTATGTACGATATATATAGTTAGAAAAAGTGTTTTCGGTTGCTAGTTTGCTATTATAAGATcctatttttctataaataaatcGATAAATTGATAGTGGATCGCAAATAGGCGTgcaatgagaagaagaataaaataaataaatctataatGGTGATTTATGTTGGatgattaaacaaataaattggAAGGTGGGAGAAGgaagtaaacaaataatataagaaaaccaaaaatggatttaaaataaaataagtcaAAACTCATATTTTACAAGTCAACGGAGGAGAgttcataatttattttagaaaaaggtaaaaaagtaaaaaacgtaaagagtaaaaaattagaatttatCCTTTCTCTAATCTAAGCGTTAGGACTCGTCACAAGATTCTCGTACGTGTCAACAGAGCTTGACGGAACGGCGACCATTACTTTAACGGCGTCATTTTGTTCAGGAATCGGAAGCAACAAACAGTAACGGTCGCAACAGACCGATCCAACATGAACCGGTTtacccaaaccaaaatcaagcTTCTCTAAACCGAGACGTGACCATTGCGACAATATCAAGACTCCAACCGAGTCAGGACTCGCTCTCTCCTTGCTCACAGCTTCCACCACCGATCTGACGTACTCGTCACCGACTCGCTCCTTCGCTTGTTTCACGAGCATCGTCGCGTAGCTTAATCCTTTCTCCGTCAAGTCTTTCACGGTGGTTTGAGCACATCCGACGACGAATGCGTTCCCGTAGAACCCACTGGGTAGACTCGGTTTGACTCGGTCTCTAATGTTGACGCTAAACAAAAGCTTAAGGACCTGATTCGATGGCAAGTTCAGTGATCTCGCCCAGCTCCGCCATACATGTGCAGAGAGTACCTCGAACGATGTGTGTTTAGAATTGAACTCACCGAGTCGACTCGCGAGTTTCTTTAGCTCGTTAAGTTTCTGTCTCTCGAAGACAACCGATGTAGGAACGAGTCGCTCGGCGTTGAATCGGTTAACGAATCCGCATAGATCGGGAACACGGTTGAACTCGGGATGACTCAACGAGTCACGAATCGGAGACGGCATAAGCAATTGACGATCCCAGAGATGTTTCCGTTTTAACTCGGTTTGACTCAGTGAGTCTTTAGATAACTCGGCGAATAAAGTGAGAAACTCGGCGCTACCGATTCCATCGGAGACGCAGTGGTTAACACCGACGGCTAAAGCAGCACCACCGTCACGGAGCCAAGTGAGCTGAACGACGAGAGGTGGAGCACCAGCGAGGACATCGATGACGTGGAGCGAAAGAAGCTTTCTCCAGCTAGTCACGTGCCGGGGAGGTTTCTGAAAGTCAAGGCACGTGAGGATGTCAGAGACGGcttcaagaaacagagcaccTTGGCCACGGCAATTGACCTCGAGACCTCCGCCGCCGTCGGGTTTTTCTCGGACGCGGCCGGAGAAAGGGAAGTAAGGAACGAGAGCGCGAGAGAGAGCGGATTTGAGACGACCGGAGAGAGAATACTCCGGGTCGGAAACGGGTGGGTAAACGAGGAGGTATTCAATGGTGAATCGGAGGAAAAGCTGAGAATCTAAAGCGGAGAGAGACAGAACAGAAGAAGGTGTTTGGTCGGAAGGAGTAATAACTGTGGCTTCTTTCACATGAACTAAGGATCccattgcttttttttttcttcttatgatgctctgtttttcttcttcttcagaaataAACAACAAGGTGGGTCTCTGCTatgtgtattatatatatatctctgattattattatataaatgtatattatatgctttttctctttgttttctgttaCAAATATATGTGATTGTATACTCACGTATATAGAGTATCGAGACAAGTAGGGTAATTTCGTAATTTGggtgttctttgtttttttttacgtgGTGTGTCTTGTGTTGTGTGTTGTATCGTGCAAATGTACTCTTCACTCTTGTGTGTACGTGTTGCCTTATTCTcattgatttgagttttgtggcaattttttttttttttggttgatccGTAGGTACGAAAGTTATACATGTTCTTGGAATGTAGATTTTAATGGAGCATGGCGACTAATGTTCCTCCATGAg
It encodes the following:
- a CDS encoding HXXXD-type acyl-transferase family protein (HXXXD-type acyl-transferase family protein; FUNCTIONS IN: transferase activity, transferring acyl groups other than amino-acyl groups, transferase activity; INVOLVED IN: biological_process unknown; LOCATED IN: cellular_component unknown; EXPRESSED IN: 16 plant structures; EXPRESSED DURING: 7 growth stages; CONTAINS InterPro DOMAIN/s: Transferase (InterPro:IPR003480); BEST Arabidopsis thaliana protein match is: HXXXD-type acyl-transferase family protein (TAIR:AT1G27620.1); Has 2517 Blast hits to 2503 proteins in 143 species: Archae - 0; Bacteria - 2; Metazoa - 0; Fungi - 52; Plants - 2458; Viruses - 0; Other Eukaryotes - 5 (source: NCBI BLink).) — translated: MGSLVHVKEATVITPSDQTPSSVLSLSALDSQLFLRFTIEYLLVYPPVSDPEYSLSGRLKSALSRALVPYFPFSGRVREKPDGGGGLEVNCRGQGALFLEAVSDILTCLDFQKPPRHVTSWRKLLSLHVIDVLAGAPPLVVQLTWLRDGGAALAVGVNHCVSDGIGSAEFLTLFAELSKDSLSQTELKRKHLWDRQLLMPSPIRDSLSHPEFNRVPDLCGFVNRFNAERLVPTSVVFERQKLNELKKLASRLGEFNSKHTSFEVLSAHVWRSWARSLNLPSNQVLKLLFSVNIRDRVKPSLPSGFYGNAFVVGCAQTTVKDLTEKGLSYATMLVKQAKERVGDEYVRSVVEAVSKERASPDSVGVLILSQWSRLGLEKLDFGLGKPVHVGSVCCDRYCLLLPIPEQNDAVKVMVAVPSSSVDTYENLVTSPNA